Part of the Citrus sinensis cultivar Valencia sweet orange chromosome 2, DVS_A1.0, whole genome shotgun sequence genome, CATGAACTCTAGTTTGTTGCTCAGTAATTCCTCTTTCTAATTTTACCATTGTCTGACAGCTGCACAATTGGGTTGGGGAGCCGCCTAATCTCTATGATATTAGTGGAAGTGCACACTTCATAAACAAATGTGACAATGGGATTGTCATTCACCGTAATCGAGATCCAGAGGCTGGACCTATTGATAGAGTACAAGTGGGTGTAATCTTTATAGTATTATGCGTGACCCTTATGGACATATTTTACCATCATCCTTATCATCTCTCTACCCAAGGAAAGTTATTTAAACTGTATAACTGCAGGTTTGTGTGCGGAAGGTACGAAATAAGGTTGTAGGAACCATAGGCGAGGCGTTCTTGTCATATAATAGGTATGTGAAACTTGCTCGTTAAGGTCTcactaataaaacatatatgATCTTACGGACAAAATGAGACTTACTGCACAATCCACAGTACACGGACCGCTCATCACAACATGAACTCATGAATTAGCTCAgtttgaagaagaatttgataattaaCACAACACAGCTAAGTTAGAAAACTaccgaaaatgattttaaagtCTTTACCAAAAAGTAAGGCATCAGTGATAatgattgaaaaaagaaaaagcatgtGCATAACATGTTACATGttagtctctctctctctctctttttcattttcccccCCTCAtatgcgtgtgtgtgtgtgtatttggAATTCAATGCATGTTTGATATGGCTTATCTGATGGCCAAAAGTACTTGTGTAATCCCATAAAGCtcttttcaaagtttttcttATTGTTTAGTTGTATTTTGAGTATagattttggaattaaataagttattttgtctCTACTAggaaaaactcaaattttgggcttttgggATTAGAGGTTGTAGAGTTTGTTTAAAGAGTTAAATTATCTAAACTACTCTTAATTTAGTTCATAACCTTATTTCATTTCTtacctattaaaataattttgcaatatttaataaaatctctcaTTGATAATCaaacaagtaaaatatttttagtaaaagCTCAACTTGTATAAGCTCTATAAGTAAAACCTTTACTTAGAAGTTGTATTTTGAGAAGCCATAACAAATGTAGCCTCAAAATGAAATATTCTTCTTGTGAGCAGTATTTGATCTGGGGATTCAAATACAATCTTCGGCTTCTGTCTCTCTGGTGGAACTGctgttgataattttttttttttaattttcttttgtgcaGAGTTACTGGTGAATACATGGACATCGTTTAACTATCGGGAGAGGGTTGGCAAtcttgtatttatgtgatattTTGAGTGCTGTACAGTGCCTCAATTTGTAGTTTTCTGATGAGACGCAGTTCAGTTAAAGCCAACAGGTATTATTGCCTCTTCCAAAAATACATTATGGTATTTGAAACGCTACCTGTCAGTCAGGCTAGGCCTTGGAAATTTACAGCTCATGAGGATTAGGTCAAGCTTGTACTTTTGAGACTTAAGTTTATGAATTTGACTTCTGCCTTTAAACTTGGTTGTTGATACTAATACTGTGTTGATAAAAATCTCTCTTCATGTGTGTGTTTCTGCAGTCTGCATGTTTGCCCGTACGTGTGTTAATATTGTCAACCCATTTCCCATGCATTACATCAGTGTCTTCACGTGTGTCGCCGTACACAAATGTACGTTGAGGTGAAGGATCATGTTGGAGAGGGTTATTATAGGTTGATTATAGTGGACTCATCAGGATGTAGAGAACCTTGACACCGTTCAGGCATGAAAGAGTTGATCTGGTTATCTTATTACCTTTTTATGCACATTAAAAGTTTTGGAATAGGTTCCATGTTCAGGCAAAAGTCTTCTGTGCAGATCTTGTCATGATTGTATTGAACGAGCACAAAAACATGGTATATTGGAGACTCAGGATTCTctgtcattttaatttttagccGCCCAAATCTGCGAAGCCTTTGATTGAGCTGATTCCTGTTGAACTGCAACTTAGCTGCTAAATACAAAAATCTTTTCCTCCAGCTGTTGGCTATCTGCAGCACATTTATATAAAATCTTCTTCGACAACCACATGCAGCTGTTACTTGGCCAGTGAGTGAATCATGCGGCCAGAGAAGCcattaagacaaaaaaatgttCAATCATTGATTGACCGGTGGTACGATGCCAAGTGGCAAGATTTTTCAATAGAGTCCAACAATCAAGAAAATAAGCTATACACAATCCATTGTACAAGCAAATAACGTCGTAACGGCATGCATTCCCACAAGCACGATCAATAACCATGCCAgcaaatcatatatatataatatgtatgtatggatggatgtatgtatattatttattaaaaacacaaaagtttttgaatttaGTCATGCCAATATGCCATGATTATGCGTTGAAGAATACCAAGCAGtgtaagtttttttctttttttctcaacACAAATAGCCTAACTTGCTTAAAatgccaaaattattttgataatgtcAATGCCAATAATTTATTGGCGATTGTGATAATCGTTTTATAGTTACAATGTGGGATGTTTATTTCATCATCAATGACATTATAaagtagaaataaaatattggatGCCATAAATGACACCGTATATGGTCGGTAGGTGTTGACCGTTGCTGTCAACAcctatttaacaaaataaataataatgcaaCCTCATTAGGCATGGATGCCTAATGAATTGTGACCACATCAAGACCATGGTTATCGAAGTTTTTGGAATATTATtacatctttttttaaaaaaaaaaaaaaggtgaaaggAGCCCTTCCcttctaatattattataaaagttttgcatatttactaaattacaattttaagttaaaatcaaaaattgaaatttatgtttttttaagattttatttttcaaatgtagcatttattattattattattattatctcacagacagattaaaaaaatcattgacataaaataattgtagaTTTTATACagattttagtttaattatgtATCTACCAAATGAAAGAACCAAGCAGtcattgtaaaaaaaaaaagcgtaatgctaaaaagagagaaagatgagagaattttactctctctctcactctctacCCAACGCACTCTCTCTTACTTTTCAACACgctttctctcattttttttctctctttagcatttttctataaaaaaaaataattccacCGCAGAAGATTCTTCATTGCAGAGACACTTAAATTTTGAGCAAAATCTGGCTAGCTGTGAATAAGAACAACTCCAACAGAAAGGAGTTGGTTAAAATAACGAATGATTAACGTTTAAATGCAGCCAAAATTTTCGTGggctaaattaataataacaacaaacaACAGCAACAAGTTTTGTAgagttaaaacaaaaaaaaaaaaaatatggggCCCAAAAGCTGCGGAAGTTTGCTGGCCTCCAGGCTAGCAAAACGAAAGAATCCCAAGACCCAACGGCTCCAATGCGGTGGATCCAGATAAGTGACCGTTGGTGGCCCCCACTTTATGCgggtttcaaaatatatagcCGTTGCAACCCTCTTCTTTTTCCATCGAAAAAAACAAGCAAAACAAACGCGAGCTCATATAACAAAGCAAGCagaaagagaggaaaaaaaaaaaactcatattAACTGAAGAAGAGAGTTAATAAGTTTTCTCTCATTGTTCTTCTTTGAAAACTAAAGGGGTTAACAATGACTGTTGAGGTTGttaaagttgaagaagaaaccCAGAAGGTTGATGGAGTTGCTGCGACGAAAGAAGAGCCAAAGTCTGTTACGAAATGTTCTTCTTATAAGGAAGAGAGCAATTTTCTCTCTGATCTGAAGGAGTTTGAGAGGAAGGCTTTGAATGAGTTCAAGGCCAAGCTTGAAGAAGCCAGTCTTGGGAACAGTTTGTTGAATAAAGAAGAGGAGACCATCAAGAAGAATGAAAAGGCAGCAGCCGGTGGAGTTGTAGAGAAGGAGAAAGAAGCCGAAAAGCCAGTGGATGAAGAAGCTGAACAAGAGGAAGACAAAAACCCAAAAGAGCAAATAGCCCAAGAAGTTGAAAAGGAAGctgagaaagaagaagagaaaaatgaagcTGAAGGAGAAGAGAAATGTGTTGAAGTTGATAAGGATATTGCCCTTTGGGGAGTGCCGCTTTTGCCAAGCAAAGGAGCTGAGGGGATTGATGTGATTCTGCTGAAGTTCTTGAGGGCTAGGGAGTTTAAGGTGAATGATGCATTGGAGATGCTGAAAAATACGCTTCAGTGGAGGAAGGGGAACAAGATTGATTCCATTTTGGATGAGGATTTGGAGGTAGATTTAAGCTCTGCTGCTTATATGAACGGCGTCGATCGGGAAGGTCACCCTGTTTGCTACAACATTTATGGGGTGTTTGAGAGTGATGAGCTTTATCAGAAGACTTTTGGTACTGAGGAGAAGCGTGGCCAGTTCTTGAGATGGAGGCTGAGGCTGATGGAGCAGGGCATTCAGAAGCTTGATTTCAAGCCTGGTGGCATTTCTTCGTTGCTTCAGATCAATGATTTGAAGAATGCTCCAGTACTAGCAAAGAAGGAACTGAGGGTTGCCACAAAACAAGCTGTCGATCTATTGCAGAACAATTACCCTGAATTTGTTGCCAGAAATGTAAGCAATTCCTTTAATTACTCGTTAATCTTATTTCCCTTTGCTTCTtctaattaatcaaatttgatgggggtcttttgttttgattgattgcagataattattaatgctCCATTTTGGTACTATGCTTTGAATGCTCTCATATCACCTTTCTTAACGCAAAGAACTAAGAGCAAATTTGTTGTTGCTCGCCCGGCCAAGGTCACAGAAACACTTCTGAAGTAAGTATTATCTTTCCTTTTACCTACGTGTTAATTTCTGAAAATGTACTGTAgctaaaagctaattaaagGAGATGAATTATTCTTGATTATAGATACATTCCAGCCGAGGAGCTCCCTGTTCAATATGGTGGCTTCAAGAGGGAGAATGATTTCGAGTTCTCCAAAGAAGGTGGTGCTGTTTCTGAGATTACTCTCAAGGCAGGATCAACTGAAACTATTGAGATTCAAGCTCCTGAGGtattaattaactttatgaaacaaataacaatcatttgtttttttcttgtgGGGCAAGTTGTGAAATTAATCATACTTGTAATTATTCTGACAGATTGGAACTACAATCACTTGGGATCTGACTGTTCTGGGTTGG contains:
- the LOC102624830 gene encoding patellin-4, with translation MTVEVVKVEEETQKVDGVAATKEEPKSVTKCSSYKEESNFLSDLKEFERKALNEFKAKLEEASLGNSLLNKEEETIKKNEKAAAGGVVEKEKEAEKPVDEEAEQEEDKNPKEQIAQEVEKEAEKEEEKNEAEGEEKCVEVDKDIALWGVPLLPSKGAEGIDVILLKFLRAREFKVNDALEMLKNTLQWRKGNKIDSILDEDLEVDLSSAAYMNGVDREGHPVCYNIYGVFESDELYQKTFGTEEKRGQFLRWRLRLMEQGIQKLDFKPGGISSLLQINDLKNAPVLAKKELRVATKQAVDLLQNNYPEFVARNIIINAPFWYYALNALISPFLTQRTKSKFVVARPAKVTETLLKYIPAEELPVQYGGFKRENDFEFSKEGGAVSEITLKAGSTETIEIQAPEIGTTITWDLTVLGWEVSYKEEFVPTDEGSYTIIVQKGKKMGSHEGPIRNTFKNNEAGKLVLTIDNASSKKKRVLYRYKTKNFSS